In the genome of Myxococcus stipitatus, one region contains:
- a CDS encoding DUF262 domain-containing protein: MEARPSKITEFFDGTKQMMVPLFQRSYEWTTKDWETLWADLLEQYERSEEDTVATHFTGAIVTAPARSVPVGVSKFLVIDGQQRLTTIAVLICAIRAFLDPESKEYRRLTKLLINEDYDELDYFKLLPTQPDRPAFQSLVSAKPQPGTRFTEALEFFKKKIAGTDSDGEKLDLDRLTNAIQNRLTVVAIHLGDTDDPYLIFESLNAKGAPLTQADLIRNYLLLRLHSNAQQKSYEEAWLPMQALLPGEHLTEFMRQFLMMTGEEVAKSAIYSVLKKRLLSVSDASIAAELQRMQQASLLYAEIVGLKKPIDENIATGLGRLRRWEIATANPFILKLLEAKSKGIVSAVDVAKCLATIESFAVRRTVCGVPTNQLKRIFLSIAKEMPNADIPAWLSKTLAAGTSGRRWPKDEEFKESLLRYRAYAQPIDRCKFLLETLEEHHGHKEPATFESATIEHVMPQTLNAEWRTMLGAGADDIHEKWLDLLGNLTLTGYNSELSNDPFPKKKALLSDSHFEMNKWIAARERWTETELRERTDLVFMKAKAIWPRPE, translated from the coding sequence ATGGAAGCGCGTCCTAGCAAGATCACAGAGTTTTTCGACGGCACGAAGCAGATGATGGTGCCGCTGTTCCAGCGCTCCTACGAGTGGACCACCAAGGACTGGGAGACGCTCTGGGCCGACCTCCTCGAGCAGTACGAGCGGAGCGAGGAGGACACGGTCGCCACGCACTTCACCGGCGCGATCGTGACCGCTCCCGCGCGCTCGGTGCCCGTCGGCGTGTCGAAGTTCCTGGTCATCGACGGCCAGCAGCGCCTCACGACGATCGCGGTGCTCATCTGCGCCATTCGAGCGTTCCTCGACCCGGAGTCGAAGGAGTACCGGCGACTGACGAAGCTCCTCATCAACGAGGACTACGACGAGCTCGACTACTTCAAGCTCCTGCCGACGCAGCCGGACCGCCCTGCCTTCCAGTCGCTCGTCAGCGCGAAGCCCCAGCCCGGCACGCGCTTCACGGAGGCGTTGGAGTTCTTCAAGAAGAAGATCGCGGGCACGGACTCCGACGGCGAGAAGCTCGACCTCGACCGGCTCACTAACGCCATCCAGAACCGGCTCACCGTCGTCGCGATCCACCTCGGCGACACGGACGACCCGTACCTCATCTTCGAGAGCCTGAACGCCAAGGGCGCTCCGCTCACCCAAGCCGACCTCATTCGGAACTACCTGCTCCTGCGCCTGCACTCGAACGCGCAGCAGAAGTCCTACGAGGAGGCGTGGCTCCCGATGCAGGCGCTGCTGCCCGGCGAGCACCTCACCGAGTTCATGAGGCAGTTCCTCATGATGACCGGCGAGGAGGTCGCGAAGTCGGCGATCTACAGCGTCCTCAAGAAGCGGCTGCTCTCGGTCTCGGACGCCTCCATCGCCGCCGAGTTGCAGCGCATGCAGCAGGCCTCGCTGCTCTACGCCGAGATCGTTGGACTCAAGAAGCCGATCGACGAGAACATTGCCACGGGGCTCGGTCGGCTGCGGCGCTGGGAGATCGCGACCGCCAACCCCTTCATCCTGAAGCTCCTCGAGGCGAAGTCGAAGGGCATCGTCTCGGCGGTGGACGTCGCGAAGTGTCTCGCGACGATCGAGTCCTTCGCGGTGCGCCGCACGGTCTGCGGCGTCCCGACGAACCAACTCAAGCGCATCTTCCTCTCAATCGCGAAGGAGATGCCCAACGCCGACATCCCCGCCTGGCTCAGCAAGACGCTCGCGGCGGGAACGAGCGGGCGGCGCTGGCCGAAGGACGAGGAGTTCAAGGAGTCGCTCCTCCGCTACCGCGCGTATGCGCAGCCGATCGACCGCTGCAAGTTTCTGCTCGAGACGCTCGAGGAGCACCACGGCCACAAGGAGCCCGCGACCTTCGAGAGCGCGACGATCGAGCACGTGATGCCGCAGACGCTGAACGCCGAGTGGCGGACGATGCTCGGCGCTGGCGCCGACGACATCCACGAGAAGTGGCTCGACCTCCTCGGGAACCTCACGCTCACGGGCTACAACAGCGAGCTCTCGAACGACCCGTTCCCGAAGAAGAAGGCGCTCCTCAGCGACAGCCACTTCGAGATGAACAAGTGGATCGCGGCGCGCGAGCGGTGGACCGAGACAGAGTTGCGCGAGCGGACGGATCTGGTCTTCATGAAGGCGAAGGCTATCTGGCCGCGCCCTGAGTGA